AATGCTAAAGGTAGACTGCATCAAAGCGCTCACAGCCAATGCTGCTAGTCCTACTAGGATTGGGAGCTTCGCACCTCTCTTATCTACGATCTTACCTGAGTACGGAGCTACCAAAATAATTAGCACCGTAACTGACAAAAGAAAATAGCCAATATGTGAGGAGTCTTCTCCGCGTATGTTGCCCAGGTAAAGAGGCATTAGAAAAAATGCTGCGTACGCAAATGCAAGCAGGCTAAAATTAGCGAGAGCGCCTGACATAAAGCCTCTGTTTAGAAATAAATCAAAGTCGAGAATCGGAGAACTTACGCGTTTTTCGACTATATATAGTGCAATTAATGATATCGCTGCAACAATAAACAGCATTATTGTTTTAGATGAGAACCAACCCCACACAGAAGCTTGTATAAGAACTGTTATTAAAGAGCCTATGCCAATTATCATCAATATAAAACCAGGCCAGTCTATCTTCTTATTGGAAACTTTATGTTGTATATCTCTTACACTCATTAAACATATTAGAGTGCCGATAACCAAAACTGGTATGTTTACGAAAAAGACCCATCTCCAGCTTAGTGAGCTTACAATGATTCCTCCTAAAACCGGCCCAATAGCAAGACCAATTCCTGTAGCGCTGGTCCATAAACCGATTGCTCTCCCACGTTCATTCTCTGAAAATATATTTGATATCAGAGCAAGGCTTGCAGGAATTATAATAGCGTTGGAAAATCCTTGAAGCGCGCGAAAGATAATAAGCATATCGCCGTTTGATGAAAGACCTCCCATCAAAGTTGATATACCGAACACTACAGCTCCTATGTATAGGAATAATCTACTTCCAAATATATCTCCCATTCTTCCTATGTTTACCATGAATATGCAGTTGGCCAGTACAAAAGCATTCATAACCCACTGCAGCTCCACATAATTCATCTGTAGGCTTGATTGGATTGAAGGTAGAGCTGTGCTTACAATAGTGAAATCGAGATATGCTACAACACTTAAAATACTTATGCCTGAAAGCGCCCACCACTTTCTATTTGAATCGGAAATTGGA
This region of Thermodesulfobacteriota bacterium genomic DNA includes:
- a CDS encoding MFS transporter, with amino-acid sequence MPISDSNRKWWALSGISILSVVAYLDFTIVSTALPSIQSSLQMNYVELQWVMNAFVLANCIFMVNIGRMGDIFGSRLFLYIGAVVFGISTLMGGLSSNGDMLIIFRALQGFSNAIIIPASLALISNIFSENERGRAIGLWTSATGIGLAIGPVLGGIIVSSLSWRWVFFVNIPVLVIGTLICLMSVRDIQHKVSNKKIDWPGFILMIIGIGSLITVLIQASVWGWFSSKTIMLFIVAAISLIALYIVEKRVSSPILDFDLFLNRGFMSGALANFSLLAFAYAAFFLMPLYLGNIRGEDSSHIGYFLLSVTVLIILVAPYSGKIVDKRGAKLPILVGLAALAVSALMQSTFSINSTHIYILLGFIFMGIGWGFIYGSGAFAAISSVPKEFAGTATGALWTIQNFGGAIGLAIAGIIFRLLEKDNLDNGLASSGVQLSHEQRDLIRSLLSDPDKSKHILSQFTDATADKILPIFEHSFMRGYSGAFIFLMGICVVAFAIIFLIMKDVKRGKAT